The proteins below come from a single Bombyx mori chromosome 19, ASM3026992v2 genomic window:
- the LOC101744293 gene encoding growth arrest-specific protein 1, whose product MWVVAALLAASAAAVASMPCTEARNRCMYRTGCGAALSNYMMMCERVLTTDLPPTACPNECSNALIALTSTEEGKELMSCECEDDYCIEAKDRIDVCRSQVMKGASDVIPSCSLSQLICLADAQCSTALQYYHHLCRSMFRGRKCSKKCINSIEILRKQEKAAALTVCQCDGTEDYDCPTMQENLARLCFHKHKNHTRSHDRHGEKHKKVNEVVYASASSLSDISLLLFLTCILSAFS is encoded by the exons ATGTGGGTGGTGGCCGCGTTGCTGGCGGCatcggcggcggcggtggcgtccATGCCGTGCACGGAGGCCCGCAACCGCTGCATGTACCGGACCGGATGCGGCGCCGCGCTCTCCAACTACATGATGATGTGCGAACGAGTGCTCACAACCGACTTGCCCCCCACGGCATGCCCAAACGAATGCAGCAACGCTCTTATCGCGCTCACTTCCACCGAAGAGGGAAAGGAGCTCATGAGT TGTGAATGCGAAGACGACTATTGCATAGAGGCAAAGGACAGGATTGACGTGTGTCGGTCACAAGTAATGAAGGGCGCTTCGGATGTCATACCATCCTGCAGCCTCTCCCAACTAATATGCCTGGCCGACGCCCAGTGTTCGACTGCTTTACAATACTACCATCATCTATGCCGTTCAATGTTCCGAGGAAGAAAATGCTcaaaaaaatgcattaactCCATTGAAATTCTAAGGAAACAGGAAAAGGCCGCAGCGTTGACAGTTTGCCAATGCGACGGCACCGAAGACTACGATTGCCCTACAATGCAAGAGAATCTGGCTAGGTTGTGCTTCCACAAACATAAGAATCACACGCGAAGTCATGACCGACACGGAGAGAAACATAAGAAAGTCAATGAAGTAGTTTATGCGAGTGCTTCCAGTCTCAGTGATATATCGCTGTTGTTATTCTTGACTTGTATTCTGAGTGCTTTCTCATGA